One segment of Candidatus Pantoea bituminis DNA contains the following:
- a CDS encoding diguanylate phosphodiesterase, protein MLSTIIYRSHLSDDVAIKSLEALAVKANKVNESFGVTGILLFNGTHFFQVLEGPDAAINKVYDRICEDPRHHNLVELLRDYAPFRRFGNVGMELFDLREHDKATVLQAVLDKGTSKYQLTYEDRALQFLRTFVESREKENYFEIPPASAWEFIVDDQPAIEREIPLSIAENYSFAFQPIIDPLSQRIVSLEALMRNATGGSPREFFAQHSQEAFYRLDLESKKLAFALANRLDVQGLTLSINLLPMSLVMVPNAVDFLLNEIAANGLVPEQIVVEVTENEVISRAEEFDSAIKQLKAAGISLAIDDFGAGSAGLLLLARIQPDKIKIDRDIICDVHKSGPKQAIVQAILKCCSALEISVIASGVEKPEEWMWLEAAGVCYFQGSLFAPPKLTGISAVAWPELK, encoded by the coding sequence ATGCTGTCAACAATCATCTATCGCAGTCATCTCAGTGATGACGTTGCCATTAAATCTCTCGAAGCGTTAGCCGTTAAAGCCAATAAAGTTAACGAGTCGTTTGGTGTCACCGGCATTTTGCTCTTTAACGGCACCCACTTCTTTCAAGTATTGGAAGGCCCAGATGCAGCAATAAATAAAGTTTACGATCGCATCTGCGAAGATCCTCGCCATCATAATCTGGTTGAATTGCTGCGTGATTACGCACCCTTCCGTCGCTTCGGTAATGTCGGCATGGAACTCTTTGACTTGAGAGAGCATGACAAAGCGACCGTGCTTCAGGCGGTTTTAGATAAAGGCACCTCAAAATATCAACTCACTTATGAAGATCGTGCGCTGCAATTCTTGCGCACTTTTGTCGAATCTCGAGAAAAAGAAAACTACTTCGAGATCCCACCGGCGAGTGCCTGGGAGTTTATCGTTGATGATCAACCCGCAATAGAAAGAGAGATACCGCTTTCCATTGCTGAAAATTACAGCTTTGCCTTTCAGCCTATTATCGATCCGCTTTCACAGCGTATCGTCTCGCTTGAAGCCTTAATGCGAAACGCCACTGGCGGTTCTCCGCGTGAATTTTTTGCTCAACATTCCCAGGAAGCGTTTTATCGGTTAGATCTCGAATCTAAAAAACTCGCTTTTGCGCTGGCTAATAGGCTAGACGTTCAAGGATTGACGCTTTCTATTAATTTGCTGCCGATGTCGTTGGTTATGGTGCCCAACGCCGTTGATTTTTTGCTAAATGAAATTGCAGCAAATGGCTTAGTCCCAGAGCAAATTGTGGTTGAAGTGACCGAAAACGAAGTCATTTCACGCGCCGAAGAATTTGACTCTGCTATCAAGCAACTGAAAGCGGCGGGCATCAGCCTGGCAATTGATGATTTTGGTGCGGGATCTGCCGGGCTGTTATTGCTCGCACGCATTCAGCCGGACAAAATCAAAATTGATCGTGACATCATCTGTGATGTACACAAAAGTGGACCTAAACAGGCTATCGTCCAGGCAATTTTAAAATGTTGTTCTGCACTGGAAATATCAGTGATTGCGTCAGGCGTTGAAAAGCCCGAAGAGTGGATGTGGCTGGAAGCGGCAGGCGTCTGTTATTTCCAGGGTTCACTCTTTGCTCCACCAAAATTAACCGGCATTTCAGCGGTGGCCTGGCCTGAATTAAAATAA
- a CDS encoding SDR family oxidoreductase: MSTKNRPQPPFPEQQLSWPGNTAEMQPLPDHGENSYKGSGRLAGKKAIITGGDSGIGRAVALAYAREGADVLISYLDEHEDAQETARLVEQAGQKAVLVPGDITEAEICKSIVDKAVEAFGEINILVNNAAFQMTRQSLDEISDEEFDRTMKTNIYAMFRITKAAVPHMPPGGSIINTASINADQPKPLLIAYSATKAAIVNFSGSLAALLAEKGIRSNAVAPGPIWTPLIPTTMPTEKVKDFGSEVPLKRPGQPAELASSYVMLASDEASYISGATIAVTGGVAVI; encoded by the coding sequence ATGTCAACGAAAAATCGTCCACAGCCTCCCTTTCCAGAGCAACAGCTGAGCTGGCCGGGTAACACCGCCGAGATGCAGCCGCTGCCCGATCACGGTGAAAACAGTTACAAAGGTTCTGGTCGCCTGGCTGGCAAAAAGGCAATTATTACCGGTGGTGATTCCGGTATTGGCCGTGCGGTTGCCCTTGCTTATGCACGAGAAGGCGCAGATGTGCTGATTTCCTATCTCGATGAACATGAAGACGCGCAGGAAACCGCCCGTTTGGTCGAACAAGCGGGGCAAAAAGCGGTATTGGTGCCGGGTGATATTACCGAAGCCGAAATCTGTAAAAGCATTGTCGATAAAGCGGTTGAAGCCTTTGGTGAGATCAACATCTTAGTGAACAATGCCGCCTTTCAGATGACGCGCCAGTCACTGGATGAGATTAGCGATGAAGAATTTGATCGCACCATGAAAACCAATATTTACGCCATGTTCCGTATTACCAAAGCTGCGGTGCCGCACATGCCGCCGGGCGGCTCGATCATCAACACAGCCTCTATTAACGCCGATCAGCCCAAACCACTGTTAATTGCCTATTCAGCCACCAAAGCCGCCATTGTTAATTTTTCCGGCAGCCTGGCCGCGCTCTTGGCTGAAAAAGGGATCCGTTCGAATGCTGTGGCGCCCGGCCCCATCTGGACGCCGCTGATCCCAACCACAATGCCGACTGAAAAAGTTAAAGATTTTGGCAGTGAAGTTCCCTTAAAACGGCCTGGTCAGCCCGCAGAACTGGCTTCCAGTTACGTCATGCTAGCAAGCGATGAGGCAAGCTATATTTCAGGTGCAACGATTGCTGTAACCGGTGGCGTCGCGGTGATCTAA
- a CDS encoding HpcH/HpaI aldolase/citrate lyase family protein, with translation MKTALSPYMLGATLYMPATRTDLADIILNDKIPELRSLVVCLEDAVSDSEVEYALQNLHQLLAELACTASEPQEQRRPLVFIRPRNETMAAKLISDHSLEGIDGFVLPKFTLANLSCWWDIMSGTDLHMMPTLETQDVFDVNAMTALANELTKHACRARIIALRIGGNDLMSVISLRHPRNMTLYDGPMGYVVKMLVAVFASRGFALTAPVCEQIDNVELLQRELTLDIAHGLVGKTAIHPTHLDVIHRALEVQPDEYEDALRILNSTQAVFKSQGAMCEPATHRSWAVNVLERSKYCGIAKQFNNVLYASRQ, from the coding sequence ATGAAAACAGCTCTTTCACCCTACATGCTGGGTGCCACGCTTTATATGCCAGCGACTCGCACAGATCTGGCTGATATCATCCTCAACGATAAAATTCCTGAGCTGCGCTCGCTGGTCGTCTGTCTTGAAGATGCCGTGAGCGATTCAGAAGTTGAGTATGCGTTACAGAATTTACACCAGCTTTTGGCTGAATTAGCCTGCACCGCGTCAGAACCACAAGAACAGAGGCGTCCGCTGGTTTTTATTCGCCCACGTAATGAAACAATGGCCGCAAAGCTGATCAGCGATCACTCGCTTGAAGGCATCGACGGGTTTGTTTTACCGAAGTTTACCTTGGCTAATTTATCCTGCTGGTGGGACATCATGTCCGGTACTGATCTGCATATGATGCCTACCTTAGAAACACAGGATGTGTTTGATGTGAATGCCATGACAGCGCTGGCAAACGAACTCACAAAGCACGCTTGTCGTGCCCGCATCATTGCATTACGAATTGGCGGTAACGATCTTATGAGTGTTATCTCATTGCGCCATCCGCGAAATATGACACTTTACGATGGCCCGATGGGATATGTAGTAAAAATGCTGGTTGCCGTCTTTGCGTCACGTGGATTTGCTTTGACCGCCCCCGTATGTGAGCAAATAGACAATGTTGAGTTACTGCAACGTGAGCTCACACTTGATATTGCGCATGGGCTGGTGGGTAAAACTGCCATCCATCCTACCCATTTAGATGTTATTCACCGCGCGCTTGAGGTTCAACCTGACGAGTATGAAGACGCGTTACGTATCCTCAACTCTACCCAGGCGGTGTTTAAGTCTCAGGGAGCGATGTGCGAACCTGCCACCCATCGCAGCTGGGCTGTCAATGTGCTGGAGCGGTCAAAATATTGCGGCATCGCTAAGCAGTTTAATAATGTCCTTTACGCCTCACGCCAGTAA
- a CDS encoding tellurium resistance protein TerW codes for MSLSAKQYRQFKLIVLLHTGKPVGKETLIKELDCSEPTFNRDLRNLRDEYKAEVRFLKSTNKYQLTTPGDITPKVVRYTREALAVYEKSAPIGSTSSVILDKEAKKSVSLSLRLSVIRKIESYGNKEGMNRSQVVEWLVDNYLARCLGAAKTKK; via the coding sequence ATGTCCCTGAGCGCAAAACAATACAGACAATTTAAGCTGATTGTCTTATTGCATACCGGAAAGCCAGTAGGTAAGGAGACGCTTATCAAGGAACTGGATTGTTCCGAACCCACTTTTAACCGCGATTTGCGGAATTTACGGGATGAATATAAAGCTGAAGTACGCTTCCTGAAGAGCACCAACAAATATCAACTCACCACACCGGGCGACATTACCCCAAAAGTGGTGCGTTATACGCGTGAAGCGCTGGCTGTTTATGAGAAATCGGCCCCTATTGGTAGCACCTCTTCTGTCATTTTGGACAAAGAGGCCAAGAAGTCCGTTTCATTATCTTTGCGTTTGTCCGTGATACGCAAAATAGAATCTTATGGCAATAAAGAAGGCATGAATCGTAGCCAAGTGGTGGAGTGGCTGGTAGATAATTACCTTGCCCGCTGCCTCGGTGCAGCGAAAACCAAGAAATAA
- a CDS encoding DUF3302 domain-containing protein, translated as MFLNYFALGVLVVVFLIIFYGIIILHDIPYLIAKSRNHPHADAIHVAGWVSLFTLHVIWPFLWIWATLYRADRGWGMQKQEASLEQLQQRVAELEHKLSGIKARPRE; from the coding sequence ATGTTTCTTAACTACTTTGCGCTAGGCGTTCTGGTGGTTGTTTTTCTGATCATCTTTTATGGAATTATCATTCTTCATGATATTCCCTATCTGATTGCTAAATCGCGTAATCATCCCCATGCCGATGCTATTCACGTTGCGGGCTGGGTTAGCTTGTTTACCTTGCATGTCATTTGGCCCTTTTTGTGGATTTGGGCCACTCTTTATCGGGCGGATCGTGGCTGGGGAATGCAAAAACAAGAGGCGTCACTGGAACAACTGCAGCAGCGGGTGGCGGAACTGGAGCACAAATTAAGCGGTATCAAGGCACGTCCGCGGGAGTAA
- a CDS encoding metallophosphoesterase, with translation MIIVQISDIHAAPNNDNLSRLARILMWLDCIDVKVLVITGDLIDDDWTEGYEQIAALLKNKNYAILILPGNSDHPALMRAVIKSPYWHDDVEPLHFAADFDAVRLIGLDTTLPDSAVGSLTEHLPWLEKSLSAEGPATSIVFMHHHIFPSGIPTLDQIMCRDAAKLEACLRTHPRKPVALSSGHVHRPVAGIFSGIPAYICGSVCPANPVWFGSEKVPPVTDSSSFMLHCFTDGTLVSHFINF, from the coding sequence ATGATAATTGTCCAGATCTCCGATATTCATGCAGCGCCCAACAACGACAACTTGTCACGATTGGCGCGTATTTTGATGTGGTTGGATTGTATTGATGTAAAGGTCTTGGTTATCACCGGTGATTTAATTGATGACGACTGGACGGAGGGTTATGAGCAAATTGCAGCCCTGCTTAAAAATAAAAATTACGCCATACTCATCTTGCCCGGTAATTCTGATCACCCTGCGCTCATGCGCGCTGTTATTAAATCACCCTATTGGCACGATGATGTCGAACCCCTGCATTTTGCCGCGGATTTTGATGCGGTACGCCTCATCGGGCTTGATACCACCCTTCCCGACTCCGCCGTAGGTAGCTTAACCGAGCATCTCCCATGGTTAGAAAAAAGCTTATCAGCCGAAGGTCCTGCGACATCAATAGTGTTTATGCACCATCATATTTTCCCCAGTGGCATTCCAACGCTGGATCAGATTATGTGCCGCGATGCAGCAAAGCTTGAGGCCTGTTTACGCACTCATCCTCGAAAACCTGTCGCCCTATCATCAGGACATGTTCATCGTCCTGTCGCCGGCATTTTTTCAGGTATACCTGCTTATATTTGTGGCTCGGTTTGCCCAGCAAATCCAGTATGGTTTGGCTCCGAAAAAGTTCCTCCCGTTACCGACTCTTCCTCTTTTATGCTGCATTGTTTTACCGATGGCACGTTAGTCAGCCATTTTATTAATTTTTAA
- a CDS encoding ATP-binding cassette domain-containing protein produces MLNENDTLPDKGQPILKLSKVSKNFGAVSALTDIDLAIFAGEVVALVGDNGAGKSTLVKILAGVHQPTSGTVEFEGKPVNLDSPGKALEYGIATVFQDLALCENLDVVANLFLGHEISAWQLDEVSMEVRAWTLLNELAARIPSVRQPVASLSGGQRQTVAIARSLLLNPKIVMLDEPTAALGVAQTAEVLNLIERVRARGLGVIIISHNMEDVRAVADRIVVLRLGRNTGIFTPDASNQELVAAITGATENAVSRRVERRSHQSQPGDL; encoded by the coding sequence ATGTTGAATGAAAATGACACTCTGCCCGATAAGGGGCAGCCAATACTGAAGCTCAGTAAAGTCTCGAAAAACTTTGGCGCGGTTTCTGCACTGACAGATATTGATCTGGCGATCTTCGCAGGCGAAGTGGTGGCGCTGGTGGGTGATAACGGCGCGGGGAAATCGACGCTGGTGAAAATCCTTGCGGGTGTGCACCAGCCCACTTCCGGTACGGTGGAATTTGAAGGCAAGCCGGTGAATCTCGACAGTCCCGGCAAAGCGTTGGAATACGGTATCGCCACCGTGTTTCAGGATCTGGCACTGTGTGAAAACCTTGATGTGGTTGCCAATCTGTTTTTAGGCCATGAGATTTCCGCCTGGCAGTTAGACGAAGTCTCGATGGAAGTACGCGCCTGGACACTGTTAAACGAGTTGGCGGCTCGGATCCCTTCAGTGCGCCAACCTGTGGCGTCATTATCAGGCGGTCAACGTCAAACGGTCGCCATTGCCCGATCGCTGCTGTTAAACCCGAAAATCGTCATGCTTGATGAACCCACCGCGGCACTTGGCGTAGCCCAGACGGCTGAAGTGCTGAACCTGATAGAACGCGTGCGGGCCCGCGGGCTAGGCGTCATTATTATCAGCCACAACATGGAAGATGTGCGGGCAGTTGCAGACAGAATCGTTGTGCTTCGTCTGGGTCGTAATACCGGCATTTTCACTCCCGATGCGTCAAACCAGGAATTGGTCGCGGCCATCACCGGTGCCACGGAAAATGCCGTGTCACGCCGGGTCGAGAGAAGATCGCATCAAAGCCAGCCTGGAGATCTGTAA
- a CDS encoding MetQ/NlpA family ABC transporter substrate-binding protein — MKGLISALLACSVVLLSGCSPDKDNKVKVAINTGPDQAIWEEVQKVAKDKYQLDVEVTSFNDYVLPNEALNNKDVDANAFQSLPYLEDQSKERGYKFAVVGKTFVFPIAAYSHKIKNISELTNGATITISNEATTLGRSLLLLQAQGLIKLKDGVGYLPTSLDIIENPKNLKLVEVDTPQLTRTLDDPNVSLSIINTNFSAQAGLSATRDGLFMEGPDSPYVNALVSREDNKESDKIQKLKAALQSPEVLKKAEEVYKGDAIKGW; from the coding sequence ATGAAAGGTCTGATATCAGCGTTGCTCGCCTGTTCCGTTGTGCTGCTGTCTGGTTGCTCGCCGGATAAAGATAATAAAGTTAAAGTGGCGATTAATACGGGGCCCGATCAGGCAATCTGGGAAGAAGTACAAAAAGTTGCCAAAGATAAATACCAGCTGGATGTCGAGGTGACTTCGTTTAACGACTATGTGCTGCCCAACGAAGCGCTGAATAACAAAGACGTTGATGCGAACGCCTTCCAGAGTCTGCCTTATTTAGAAGATCAATCTAAAGAGCGTGGTTATAAGTTTGCTGTCGTGGGTAAAACCTTTGTGTTCCCGATTGCAGCTTACTCGCACAAAATCAAAAACATCAGTGAACTGACAAACGGTGCGACCATTACCATTTCCAATGAGGCCACCACGCTGGGCCGCAGTCTGCTGCTATTACAGGCGCAGGGTTTAATTAAACTCAAAGACGGTGTGGGTTATTTGCCAACTTCACTGGATATTATTGAAAATCCAAAAAACCTGAAGTTGGTTGAAGTGGATACACCGCAGTTGACCCGCACGCTCGACGATCCAAACGTTTCCTTGTCGATTATTAATACCAACTTTTCGGCGCAGGCAGGCTTGTCCGCCACTCGCGATGGATTATTTATGGAAGGCCCAGATTCACCTTATGTGAATGCGCTGGTGTCACGTGAAGACAATAAAGAGAGTGACAAAATTCAGAAATTGAAAGCCGCGTTGCAATCTCCAGAAGTGTTAAAGAAAGCAGAAGAAGTCTACAAAGGCGATGCTATCAAAGGCTGGTAA
- a CDS encoding sugar ABC transporter permease yields the protein MHHDESLSGVFHSFVDRIKTGDLGMLPVVLGLILISTVFSILNPVYLAPNNLVNLLFDCATIGFISLGIVCVLMLGEIDLSVGSMSGLSSAIIGVLWVNLGWPIAGAIAVALVMGAVVGMIYAQLYNRLGMPSFVATLAGLLALLGMQLYILGPSGSINLPYISPLVRFGQVMVMPDWFAYLVAVLPGVAMAIQGLRTRNRREKVDLSSEPMGALFIRAILLTVVFEFAVFYLNLGRGVPWIFGLFVVFTVLLNYALKRTKWGRSMFAIGGNREAARRSGINVRAIYISAFMLCSTLATLGGILAASRLASASQQAGTGDVNLNAIAAAVIGGTSLFGGRGNAYSALLGIIVIQSISNGLTLLNLPSSLRYMITGGVLAIAVIVDSLARRSRVNHGRA from the coding sequence GTGCATCACGATGAAAGCCTGTCCGGTGTTTTCCACTCCTTCGTTGATCGAATAAAAACCGGTGATTTGGGCATGTTGCCGGTGGTGCTCGGCCTGATTTTAATCTCTACCGTGTTCAGCATTCTTAATCCGGTTTACCTGGCTCCCAACAACCTGGTCAACTTGCTGTTCGACTGCGCAACCATTGGTTTTATTTCGCTGGGTATTGTCTGCGTACTGATGCTGGGAGAAATCGATCTTTCTGTTGGATCGATGAGCGGGCTCTCTTCCGCCATCATCGGAGTATTGTGGGTTAATCTTGGCTGGCCGATAGCCGGTGCGATTGCCGTAGCGCTGGTGATGGGTGCAGTGGTTGGGATGATCTATGCGCAACTTTATAACCGCCTTGGTATGCCGAGTTTTGTCGCGACGCTTGCCGGGCTGCTGGCCTTGCTGGGAATGCAACTCTACATCCTTGGCCCCTCAGGCAGTATCAACCTGCCCTATATCTCCCCGCTGGTGCGTTTTGGCCAGGTGATGGTAATGCCTGACTGGTTCGCCTATCTGGTGGCAGTGCTGCCTGGCGTAGCCATGGCGATTCAGGGCCTGAGAACCCGTAACCGTCGTGAGAAGGTTGATCTCTCATCTGAACCCATGGGTGCGCTGTTCATTCGCGCCATCCTGTTAACAGTGGTTTTCGAATTCGCGGTTTTCTACCTTAACCTCGGTCGCGGCGTCCCGTGGATTTTTGGCCTGTTTGTGGTCTTCACCGTGCTGCTTAACTATGCGCTGAAACGAACCAAATGGGGACGCTCGATGTTTGCCATTGGCGGCAATCGTGAGGCCGCTCGTCGTTCAGGAATTAATGTGCGTGCCATCTACATCAGCGCATTTATGCTCTGTTCAACCCTGGCGACGCTGGGCGGGATCCTTGCAGCCTCCCGATTAGCTTCCGCCAGTCAGCAAGCGGGCACAGGCGACGTCAACCTTAATGCAATTGCTGCCGCTGTCATTGGTGGCACCAGCCTGTTTGGTGGGCGGGGAAATGCCTATTCCGCGCTGCTGGGCATTATCGTTATTCAGTCCATCTCCAACGGCCTGACACTGCTTAATCTGCCCTCATCACTGCGCTACATGATCACCGGCGGCGTGCTGGCCATTGCTGTCATTGTCGATTCTCTCGCCCGGCGCTCTCGTGTTAATCACGGTCGCGCTTAA
- a CDS encoding FGGY-family carbohydrate kinase translates to MGSKLQDSAADNRVMIGVDVGTTSARAGVFDHSGEMLATAKREITLFRAPGHIVEQSSREIWQAVCAAVKEAIQRAAIDPQRVAGIGFDATCSLVVLDAVAKPLATSDSNNDDRNVIVWMDHRATAQAERINTLQHPVLRYVGGKISPEMETPKLLWLKEHRRETYDKTWQFFDLADFLTWRSSGDLARSTCTVTCKWTYIAHEKRWDADYFRQIGLEELADEQFSRIGQQIVEPGTCCGKGLTQEAADEMGLPVGTPVAAGMIDAHAGGIGTAGAKGSASHNLAYVFGTSSCTMTTTEAPVFIPGVWGPYFSAMVPGKWLNEGGQSAAGAAIDQLLAFHPAAREAANRANQRAVSLPVFLADLALEKYENASAAVEHTQGIHVIPEFLGNRAPFADPHARALIAGLGMENDLDNLLSLYIAGICGIGYGLRQIIDVQDQAGATIENIVISGGAGQHPFIRQLLADATGHKVIATKGSEPVLLGAAILAAFAGGMVSSVSEGMSRFTHVASEYIPETHYRERHQLRYATFQRLQENARQLEG, encoded by the coding sequence ATGGGCAGCAAATTACAGGATAGCGCAGCGGATAATCGCGTCATGATTGGAGTCGATGTCGGCACCACCAGCGCGCGTGCTGGCGTGTTTGACCACTCCGGCGAAATGTTGGCAACCGCAAAACGCGAGATTACCCTTTTTCGCGCGCCCGGACATATCGTTGAGCAGTCGAGTCGCGAGATTTGGCAGGCTGTTTGTGCCGCAGTGAAAGAGGCGATCCAGCGCGCGGCCATTGATCCTCAGCGGGTTGCCGGTATCGGTTTTGACGCCACCTGCTCGCTGGTGGTGTTGGATGCCGTCGCAAAACCGCTGGCAACCAGCGACAGCAACAATGACGATCGTAATGTCATTGTCTGGATGGATCATCGGGCCACCGCTCAAGCGGAGCGTATCAATACGCTGCAACATCCGGTATTGCGCTATGTCGGGGGTAAAATCTCGCCAGAAATGGAGACGCCAAAGCTTCTTTGGTTGAAAGAGCATCGCCGCGAAACCTATGACAAAACCTGGCAATTTTTCGATCTGGCCGACTTTCTCACTTGGCGCAGCAGCGGCGATCTGGCGCGTTCCACCTGCACCGTGACCTGTAAATGGACCTATATCGCCCACGAAAAGCGCTGGGATGCAGACTATTTTCGCCAGATCGGGCTTGAAGAGCTGGCCGATGAGCAGTTTTCCCGCATTGGTCAGCAGATTGTCGAACCGGGCACTTGTTGTGGTAAAGGGCTGACACAAGAAGCGGCGGATGAAATGGGATTACCGGTCGGCACGCCTGTCGCTGCCGGGATGATTGATGCCCATGCCGGCGGTATCGGTACGGCAGGCGCCAAAGGCAGCGCCAGCCATAATCTTGCCTACGTATTTGGTACTTCATCCTGCACCATGACCACCACCGAAGCGCCGGTATTTATTCCTGGCGTGTGGGGACCTTATTTTTCTGCAATGGTGCCAGGAAAGTGGTTAAACGAAGGCGGGCAGAGTGCCGCTGGAGCAGCAATTGATCAATTGTTAGCGTTTCATCCGGCAGCTCGCGAAGCAGCAAATAGGGCGAATCAGCGTGCTGTTTCGTTACCGGTTTTCCTGGCCGACTTAGCGCTGGAAAAGTACGAGAACGCCTCGGCAGCGGTAGAACATACCCAAGGCATTCACGTTATTCCTGAATTCCTTGGCAACCGCGCACCCTTCGCCGATCCTCACGCGCGTGCATTGATTGCGGGTTTAGGGATGGAAAACGATCTGGACAACCTGTTGTCACTCTACATTGCGGGCATTTGCGGCATTGGTTACGGGTTGCGACAGATCATTGATGTTCAGGATCAAGCCGGGGCAACCATCGAAAATATTGTCATCAGCGGTGGCGCAGGCCAGCATCCCTTCATTCGACAACTGCTCGCAGATGCCACCGGACACAAAGTGATTGCCACTAAAGGCAGTGAACCAGTGCTACTGGGTGCTGCTATTCTCGCGGCTTTTGCGGGCGGCATGGTTTCATCAGTCAGTGAAGGCATGTCACGTTTTACACACGTCGCCAGTGAATACATACCAGAAACGCATTATCGCGAGCGCCACCAACTTCGCTATGCTACCTTTCAACGCCTTCAGGAAAATGCACGGCAGTTGGAAGGTTAG
- a CDS encoding ABC transporter substrate-binding protein, which produces MRYRTILVASAAALVCVAGAAQAAESATVAFLMPDQASTRYEQHDYPGFKAEMAKLCADCKVIYQNANASASLQQQQFNSVIAQGAKVIVLDPVDSSAAAGLLEIAHSQDVKVVAYDRPIPGKAADFYISFDNEGIGYAISKSLVDHLKASGVKAGAGVLQINGSPTDAAAGLIRDGVHRGLKESGYKTLAEFDTPEWAPPKAQEWASGQITRFSDQIKGVVAANDGTGGGAIAAFKAAGVTPIPPVTGNDATIAALQLIIAGDQYNTISKPSEVVAAAAANVAVALIQGKTPKAGTTLYNTPSQLFVPAVITAKNIKAEIFDKKIQTPAQVCTGEYAADCKKLGIQ; this is translated from the coding sequence ATGCGTTATCGCACTATTCTGGTGGCTTCGGCTGCCGCGTTGGTTTGTGTTGCTGGTGCTGCCCAGGCAGCGGAGTCGGCGACAGTGGCTTTTCTGATGCCCGATCAGGCATCTACACGTTATGAACAGCATGATTACCCCGGATTCAAAGCGGAAATGGCGAAACTCTGCGCCGATTGCAAAGTGATTTATCAAAACGCCAACGCCAGTGCCTCTTTGCAGCAACAGCAATTCAACTCGGTGATTGCGCAAGGTGCGAAAGTCATTGTACTGGATCCGGTTGATTCCTCGGCGGCAGCAGGTCTTTTAGAAATCGCCCATTCGCAGGACGTTAAAGTTGTCGCTTACGATCGTCCCATCCCGGGTAAAGCGGCTGATTTCTATATTTCTTTCGACAACGAAGGCATTGGTTACGCCATTTCTAAATCACTGGTCGATCACCTGAAAGCATCGGGGGTCAAAGCCGGTGCAGGCGTTCTGCAGATCAACGGTTCACCCACGGATGCCGCCGCAGGATTGATCCGTGACGGTGTGCATCGCGGGCTGAAAGAGTCTGGCTACAAAACGCTGGCTGAGTTTGATACGCCTGAATGGGCACCACCGAAAGCACAGGAGTGGGCTTCCGGCCAGATCACCCGTTTCAGCGATCAAATCAAAGGCGTGGTTGCGGCTAATGATGGTACAGGCGGCGGTGCGATAGCCGCATTCAAAGCCGCTGGCGTCACGCCGATCCCGCCCGTCACCGGCAATGATGCCACTATTGCCGCGCTGCAACTGATCATCGCAGGCGATCAATACAACACCATTTCCAAACCCTCAGAAGTGGTAGCGGCCGCAGCGGCTAACGTCGCGGTGGCCTTGATTCAAGGCAAAACACCCAAAGCGGGCACCACCTTGTACAACACACCTTCGCAACTCTTCGTGCCCGCAGTGATTACGGCCAAAAACATCAAAGCCGAAATCTTCGACAAGAAGATCCAAACGCCAGCGCAAGTCTGTACCGGTGAATATGCCGCAGACTGCAAAAAGCTGGGTATTCAGTAA
- a CDS encoding GNAT family N-acetyltransferase: MLLRPMTADEFAVYQLLFIDEYANDLAASRNYSPEEALQRATESIDFSLPKGVETAINQLWCLALSASDDPPVGYLWLTMKGQSAWICDFFIYPEGRGKGYGRAALENLSHQLALEGIAEIGLRVAPTNAAAKHLYEKLGFSITGINMSKRLAC; encoded by the coding sequence ATGTTATTACGCCCCATGACAGCGGATGAGTTTGCGGTCTACCAGCTTCTGTTTATTGATGAATATGCCAATGACCTCGCCGCCAGCCGGAACTATTCACCCGAGGAAGCCTTACAGCGTGCAACCGAATCCATTGATTTTTCACTGCCTAAAGGCGTAGAGACCGCAATTAACCAGCTTTGGTGCCTGGCGTTATCAGCAAGCGACGACCCGCCAGTAGGTTACTTATGGCTGACAATGAAGGGTCAATCCGCCTGGATTTGTGATTTCTTCATCTACCCTGAAGGGCGCGGAAAAGGCTATGGCCGTGCTGCATTAGAAAATCTGAGCCACCAATTAGCGCTGGAAGGTATCGCGGAGATCGGTTTACGTGTTGCACCGACCAATGCAGCGGCCAAACATCTTTATGAGAAACTGGGATTTTCAATAACAGGCATTAATATGTCGAAGCGATTGGCGTGCTAA